Genomic window (Peromyscus maniculatus bairdii isolate BWxNUB_F1_BW_parent chromosome 10, HU_Pman_BW_mat_3.1, whole genome shotgun sequence):
ctgTCTAGCCgcccgtatgagacaaaaagcaggaacctggttttggctctgtttagaattggttactaaatattctcaggtttaaggtggaaactcgagccattgggcgccatttgttgatgtaaccaaccgtcttattaaataagaaacacagaaacaatgtaaaagagaaagccgagaggtcagagctcagagctaaaatctcacccttcctcctgctgtcccagcttcgcgaaagagagctacttcctgtctgttcgttttttttatagtatgttgttctgccttctcattggttgtaaacccaaacacatgactgcctcgtcactgtctgaatgtacagccccctaggtcttaaaggcatatgtctccaatgctggctatatccctgaacacacagagatcttatgggattaaaggcgtgtgccaccaccgccacactcttgctatggctctaatagctctgaccctgaacacacagatatctatgggattaaaggcgtgtgccaccaccgccacactcttgctatggctctaatagctctgacccccggacaactttatttattaacatacaatcaaaataatatttcagtacaattagattaccaccacagggttGCCTTAGGACTCTGGTGAAAAACGATGCTATGAAAAGGGAGTATAAACATGTATATTCCTGCATGTAGAGTCGctggaccatcaggtgtttcatgtttctttatctctttcaCAGAAATGCCACGCTGGCTCCTGAGCATCTTGGAACACTTTGCCGGTGCCTTACTTCCAGGTTCAGACCAGTTACTCTGCCTCTCAAATTAGGTGGGGTAGCAAAGTGATCAGAAGAAGAAAGTAATCCCAGGAGTCAGTCGCAAGAACATGAGACGTGAGTAGACACTGTCTATTGAAGGGAATCCTTGAATCCTTAAAACAAGTGTTAGTCTGCACCCAGTCACTATGACAAGCTCCAGAGAAAATCGACTTACAGTAGAAGAACTTTATTCTGGCTTATAGAGGTTTCAGTGCGTGGTTCCATCACCCTGTCACTTGGGGTCTGTGAGAAGCAGAACATCATGGCATGGAAATCATTATGAAGAGAAGTTACTCACCTTGTGGCACCCATGAAGCAGTGGGGAGGTGactgggggggaagggaggggaggagagagaagggaagggaaaggaaagggtaCCAGAGGAAAGGGACTAGAgacaaaatacatctttaaagggCGGGTgaactctatctatctatctatctatctatctatctatctatctatctatctatctatctatatttctatatctctctccatatatatacatatatatatatatacacacacacacacacgtacacacacacatataaaaaatctTTACACACAGAGAGTGAATAAGGGGTTAACAAAGgcgagagaggaaggagggaaagccTGAGTCTGTATTTCTCAGCTTGTTTTCATTGTGAGAGTTTGTGTGGGAGTGTGGTATGTACGTGGGCGTGCACATCCGTGTGAATGTCCACGGAGGCCAAAGGTCGACATCAGATATCTTTCTAAAtgactctccaccttattttttgagggaGAGTTTCTCATTGAACCTCCTCCTGACAAACTTACTAGACGGGCTGGCCAGCGAGCTCTGGTGATCCACTTGACGTCTCTGGACACCCAGCAAAGTGCGGCGAGCGCTTTGCCCACCAActcgtctctccagcctcttcctttcatcgtttgagttttgttttgttttgttttgttaggcACGGGGTCTTGCATGTAGCCAGGGGTATTCTCAGATTTACAaccctctgcttcagtttccggAGTTCTGGAAATTTCAGGGGTGAGCTCCATGTCTGGCTTGCTTCCCAGCGCCAACAGTTTGTTCTTGTTTGTGGTTGTGGTGATCCTGGGGATGGAAGCCAAGTCATGTGCGTGATAGACAAGTCCACACCACTTAGCCTCACCCAATACCTAGCAGAGCTATCTTTGTGACTGTAACCGGGAGTTACCGTGGATCCGAGGCTGAATTGCAGAGCTCAGGCACGTGATAAACATCTTGTCAGGCACTTGAGCTCAAGGATTTCCCCCAAGATTCCCTAGTTCGCATGGAAGCCACCTGCCATTGTTTTACATTGAATGTGGGGGGAAAACCCCACTACACAATGAGTCATGCTTACTCAGATCTTTTCTAATACATCCGGTTTATATTCACTTAGGAGAGCCAGTTTTTATCTTTCAAGGATTTTGTGAGACAGTTAAAAGCAGCCAACACTGAAAATGGAGTTGTGTCTACTTGGTATTTGAACAAAtggccttaaaaacaaaaaaacagtaagtACTCTAAGCTCTTCACTGCCTGACCATTCCACTGTGTGCCCACCGTGGTCGGGCCTGACCATTCTACTGTGCACTCACCATGGTTTTGCCCTAGAGAGCCTTCCTGTCCACTGTATCAGCATGGTGAAAACGTTGTACTAAGACATTCATGCCCATCTCTTTCCAACTCCACCTTCAATGATGTCACATTGACACCTTGAAATTGACcatgaagggtgtgtgtgtgtgtgtgtgtgtgtgtgtgtgtgacaaaactGGCAAACCCCCATCAGAAAATTGGAATTTTATTCATTATCTTATTAAATTCCTAGATAAAATAATGAAGAGTGTTACTAATTTTTcaaagcccccctcccccttgAAGGCCATTGTGGGGCATTTATCAGCACACTGCTGTATCTGTATTATTTACATCTGCCATGGAAAAGTGAAAACAGTCAGGCTCAGTGGCACACGTCTATAATCCTGGTagtggggaggttgaggcaagaggatcattgGCCTCAATTAtctaatgagttcaaggccagactggagtacataggactctgtctcaaacacaaaaagAAGCCTGGTAAAACGGCTCAGGTGACGAAAACACTTTCTGTACAgtccctgagttcagtccctagaacccatACAAAAGTGAAGGGGAGAGCCGACcttacaaagttgtcctctgacacacacacacacacacacacacacacacacacacacacacaccgtggcgTGTGTCACCCACCATCCACACAGATGCacaaatacatagataaatattACCAGAAAAGAGCATTTCTTGTAACTCACTGGTTCCCTTTTCCCACAGCAACATTTGTCTTTTGGTAAATTATTCAGGGTTTACCTTATGTTCTACTTAAATCCTGACACATCATTCACGGCAACAGCATACCCCATGACAATCTAGTACCATATTTATTAGTTTTTcgctttatttgtttcatttttttctatgtatatgtTGTGTTCGAGATAACATTCACCACACTCTCAAATAGCTGTCTACTCAAAATTTTAATACACGTAAAGTTATTGACGGACACTGCCCTCAAATGGCACCACCAATTTCTGCCATCTTGTGCTAGTGTCTTTATCACggttctatcgctgtgaagagacacccgtgaccacagaaactcttacaaaggaaagcatttaattgggactcgcttacagtgtcagaggtttagtccattatcatggttgggagcatggcagcatgcaggcagttatatggtgctgaagcagtagctgagagttttgcaTCCCTATCTACAGGCAGCAGAGACAGCCaccgggcctggcttgagcatttgaaacctcaaagcctacccctagtgacacacttcttccaacaaggccacatccaccccaacaaggacacacctcctaatccctatCAAGTGGTGCCACCCCTTagtaaccaagcattcaaacgtaTGAACCTATTGGGACCATTACTAATCCAACctccacattccattccctgagcCCTTAggcttgtggccatatcataatgcaaaaatgtgttcagtccaatttcaaaagtccccattgtCTATCACAGTATTGGCACCGTTTCAAAGCCCAAAGTCTCTCCTgggactcatggcaatctcttaactgtaaccccccaaaaagcagatcacatatttccagcacaatggcacaggatacacaTTATCATTccgaagggagggaagggaacataggaaatactggaccaaagcaagacctaaaATTATAGCACTCCACTGATTTTTATTACCACACACCAGTGGTAAACTGGGGCTTGAAAGCAGAAAAGTCTCCATCATAACGTCAAAATCATTTTTAGGTTCATGTTGAAGCCAGGGCACCATTATCAGAACTGTCCAAGGCAGCACCACTGATAAGGAGAAAATTCTTATCTCTGTATGTGACACGTGGTTTCTGCTTGGTTAACCAGCTTGACATTAATGGCTGCTCTTAGGTTGGCCCAAAAAAGTCCGTGTTTGCTCTTCTCCGTGGGCCATTCCAAATAAGTCCTCTGTGCCATGAGAGTTTTCAGCTTGTGGTAGTTGCTAGGGATAGAGTACTGGGGAATGGGCTCCAGCAAGATCAGGATTAAGTTATCAGACCCTTCGTGGAAGAGATTGTGGTGGGCAAAGCAGAGTTCATAATGGCACCACTCACTCTGGATGAAGTGGGGCGATAACACGAAGATGGACTTGTAACTCTTCTCGATGAAATGGATGATATTCTCCACAATGCTCTTGCCAGGGACAAAGTTTCTCTCATGGAGGCAAACCCGGATGTCATCTTTCTCTAGGTTTGGTAGTAATTCATTCTTCACCCAGGTGGAATCATGCCCACTGTATGAGATAAAAGCGTGAAACTGGAAATTCCTCTGGAGTTCCTCTATGGGGATGTTCCTGGCCCTGTGCCGGGTCTGTGTCCACTGAAACGCCATCCTCAGATACCAGGGCAGATCAAAGCGGAGGCAGAGGAAAGCCACGATGGCAGCCAACAGCAGCAAAGTGACCCCAATGGTGACAATCAGCAGAACAGTATCGCAGGACAATGCAGACATGTGGAAGTCCTGCAATAGGGTCCCCTTAGCGCTTTCTGGGGAGTCACAGGTGTAAGAATCAGGCCAGCCCTCTACCACTTCTGATAGTCGGCCTATGTTTTTGACAAATTCTCTCAGCTCACATGTACATCGGAATGGGTTGTTTCCTGCTGTTATGGACCTAATCTTCTGACAGCTCTGGAAGAAATCTGCTGAGGGGTAGGAAACTAAATTATGCTCAATGACCAGCACAGAGAGGCTGCTGAAGCCCTCACATCCAGGAAGGTCCGTTAAAGAATTGGATGCAACGTTGAGTTCCTGCAAAGCTTGCAGGTGGGTGACATCTTTGGGGATGCTCAttattctgttgttgtgaagGTCAAGGACCTTGACCTTGGGAGGTAAGCATCTGAAGACAGAGTCAGTAAGCATATTTGAAGACAAATTTAAAACTAGCAAACTCTCAGTCCAGGCGCACAGGCCTTCCCCCTCACCGTAGCTTAGAGAGTTCTGGCTGATGTCTAGCTTTTGTAAAGATGTCATCTCCGCAGACataagaattattttttcaaGTTTCTTTAACTGGTTCTTTTGTAAACCAAGTGTTCTCAATTCAGTCAAGTTTCTACAGTCTTCAAAAACCAAGTCTGTTAAGAGGTTATCTGTAAAGTCCAAATGCAGGAATGGGCTAACTTTGGATGGGCAAAGCACGTGGAGCATGCGTGTTCCAGACACTGTGAAGTTTTGGATGTTCATATTGGAAAAGATACTGTATAGG
Coding sequences:
- the Tlr1 gene encoding toll-like receptor 1 → MTKTNSIIFYFIIVLELILIKIQLSDGSELIIRRPRANLTHVPKDLPLATTTLDISQNNISVLQASDIVLLSKLRVLMMSYNRLQCLDMGVFQFNTELEYLDLSHNELRVISCHSAVNFKHLDLSFNAFDALPICKEFGNMSQLEFLGLSGTKVQNSSVQPITHLNISKVLLVLGDAYGEKEDPGSLQHVSTRSLHIVFPVKREFRFILDVSVSTVINLELSNIECVLEDECYYFLKALSKLEKNEKLSNLTLNNIETSWNSFMGILQCVWHTPVKYFSISNMKLHGQLKQRDFDYSNTSLKALSIYQVVSNAFSLSQNYLYSIFSNMNIQNFTVSGTRMLHVLCPSKVSPFLHLDFTDNLLTDLVFEDCRNLTELRTLGLQKNQLKKLEKIILMSAEMTSLQKLDISQNSLSYGEGEGLCAWTESLLVLNLSSNMLTDSVFRCLPPKVKVLDLHNNRIMSIPKDVTHLQALQELNVASNSLTDLPGCEGFSSLSVLVIEHNLVSYPSADFFQSCQKIRSITAGNNPFRCTCELREFVKNIGRLSEVVEGWPDSYTCDSPESAKGTLLQDFHMSALSCDTVLLIVTIGVTLLLLAAIVAFLCLRFDLPWYLRMAFQWTQTRHRARNIPIEELQRNFQFHAFISYSGHDSTWVKNELLPNLEKDDIRVCLHERNFVPGKSIVENIIHFIEKSYKSIFVLSPHFIQSEWCHYELCFAHHNLFHEGSDNLILILLEPIPQYSIPSNYHKLKTLMAQRTYLEWPTEKSKHGLFWANLRAAINVKLVNQAETTCHIQR